The Lycium barbarum isolate Lr01 chromosome 4, ASM1917538v2, whole genome shotgun sequence nucleotide sequence GCAAAATCAGCCAATCAAAATATGATCCACTCAAGTTTGGGCTGATCATTGACCCGCCCAATTATTAACTCAACCCAGCATATTTCAGCACATAAAAAGTTGGGCTGATATGCAATCAAAATTGACCCATGAaaaatcttgtcaaaatattttcaaagatacattatttttatttgatatgttatatatagccataacaaagaaattaattaatttttattaggtactaaaaataataaaagagttgcttttcttgagtcgagggtctatcagaaacagcctctctacctcttAAGGTAGGGGTAAAGTCTATGTATACTCTACCCTTCCATACCCCACTTGCGGAATATATTGGGTATGttatctttgttgttgttgtactaaaattataaaagaacaaacgaagaaattaaaacttaataagAATTTGACGGGTTGAATTATGACCTGCTTTTTAGCTCATTTCAGCCTAATCCATTTCAGTCCAAGTAATTTTTGAACGGGTCAATAACTCCTAATTCAAAACATTTAACTTACTTTATTccagatcttaatgattaagactcattcagaccCAACAAATActtagatcttaatgtaaatAATTACACTTAATGGTTCATTAAGCGTAAAAAATGAGGCCTTACTGCACTTGTGTTTTAAACTATTCTTAATACGTTACACTATCCGATAACAGCTGCTCCCGAAAATCTCGAAACTATAACTGTAATTACTGGCTTTAAATTCAAATATGGAAAAGTAGAGTAATAGTAGTAgcatagaaagaaagaaaaaggaaaaggcaCAGTCAATGGAATTGTGTGAAACAAAGCAAGGCTAAAAATGGAAAATAAAATCAATAATGGCCCATTAATTTAGTTTTGCCAAACTGGCAATTGACAGAAAATTAGGAGCTAACCATGCACGCGCATGACATTCCCTTTATAAGCTTCATCTTCCCCCCTCTTTCTCTTCACATTCACACTTCAATATTTCTCATTGCTTCACTTTTCTCCTTTCTCACTCACCAAAAACACAAACCcttcctcttcttctttgttTCTCTCTTCATATTTTTAGTGAAAATTCAATGTATCATATGGAGAAGGAAAAGTTGTCTAGGAAACATCATAAAAACCCTTCATTTTCATCCACACTTCTTGATGAAATCTATCGTTCGATTGATGGATATGATCAAATAAAGGAAGATTTTAAGTTACcaaaagaaacaagaaaacaaAACAGCAACAACAATATTGGAGCAAAAGCaaaagacaacaacaacaaaaacaggaACATAGAAGATGAAGAAATTGCAAGTTTTAGAAGGGCTTGTTTGATTGAAAAATGGATGGAGAAAAAAGTGAAAGACAAAGCTTTGATGACAAAAAAAGGACCATCTTCACTTCCAGAATTAATGGACATAAACGATCCATGCTTTTTCAGTTCAAGTTCATCTGAATCAAATTCTGGTACTCTCTCTGCCTCTTCATCTGAAGCTGATTGTTTTTACACTGAAAAATCATCAAGAACTGCCACTACTTGTTTTGCTGCACCAAGGATTAAATCATCAGTTAGAAGAGCTAGTGTTTCACCACGTATGGCACGTAAAAATCAAATGTACAATGAACAGCAGAGTAATGAGTTTTATTTATTTGATGATTATAATCACAATCAGCAAGCAGTGAAAAGTGAAGAGCTTTTGATAAAGTCAAAATCAAGAGCTTTGAATATCTACAACAATTTGAAGAAAGTGAAACAGCCCATTTCCCCTGGTGGTCGTCTTACCAATTTTCTCAGTTCAATTTTCACTAATGGGAATGGAAAAAAATCCAAGAATTTGAAGGACCCTAGTGAAAATCTAGAGAGGAATTCAAAATCAACTTGTTCTTCAGCTTCATCATTTTCAAGATCTTGTTTGAGTAAAACCCCACCAAAATTCAGTGATAAGTTCCAACAAAATGTTGTCAAAAGGACAGTCAGATTTAATCCTGTTAGTGTTATTGTTGACGAAGATTGTCGTCCTTGTGGTCATAAATCAATTTATGACCAAGATTCCGACAATCTTCGTAGGCACAAATCCCAAGGGAATGCAGCAATAATTGAGAACAACAACAGGAAATTTGAACTGACAAAAGTTGAttatttgaagaagaagaagaagaagaatgattACATTGTTGATTATccagaggaagaagaagaagaagaagaagaagaagaagatgatgatggaGCAAGTTGTTCAAGTTCAGATTTGTTTGAAATTGATCATTTAGCATTTTTTGGTAACATTAGATTTTGTGAAGAACTTCCAGTGTATGAGACCACACATCTAGATACCAATAGAGGGATTGCTAGTGGTTTCATTCGTTAATTTAATTAGCCTTAGAATTATGATAAATTTTAGACAATGTCATTTTTGTTATTAGGAGTAATCAAGAAAGTTCCCCTTTACTTGATATAGATCAATTTTTGTTCCAATAAATGAACTTTATTACGTATTCTGTCTTTTCTACTAGCTGTACAACATCtgaaaattttgatccaaaattgAAATATGGATCTTCTTTTTTTGTTGGTAAAGTTAAAGGAAGGTATGATCAAAGACCAGTGTTGAAAAAGGAAGAGAAGGGGGTGATTGGGAGGATCCCTAGGCAGGTTAGATAGTGTGACAGATTTTGATAAAACagagaaaaaaataaaggaagatatatattggaaaaagaaaaagagagaaaggAAAATGAAGATTCGAGATCGAAATGAGAAGCAACAGAGACTTGGTGTGATGGCAAAGGGAAAGGCAGATCTTCGTCTCATAGGAATAGGGGAAAGTAAAAGTGTTTTGCTTTCGTTTTGGTTTTTTTACTCTCTGGAAAACAATGGAATTGTTGTTTGTTTGGGACATTTTTTTGCTTCAACTTGGTGTTTTGGTTCATTCCGCGAATACAAATCCCTATGTCCAAGAAAAGTTGCACTTGTTTGGTTGTTGTCTTTATACTTCATATCCACTTTTCCAATTGTTTAGTTTCTTTTTCGTTTACAATACTGAAGATAAGTTGGAATTAGAacaatgagcccgtttggattagccgGAAAAAAGTGGTTTTTCAGCATAAGTGGTTAAAGTATTTTTTatgtgctgaaagttattttataaataagcaattacgtatttggataaaagtgcttaaagaatTTTTAGAAGTAAGGATAGTGttgaaattaacagaaaatataagggataaaaggctaaagttgttggtcaaaccaaaatggcttttaagccaaaaaaaaataagttgaggttgagcaacttcttgattttgacttattttaagcatttttttaacttaatttaagttgttttctatttaaccaaacacccaaataaattaaaaatgatTATAAGCccgtttgaccaacttataagccaatccaaacgggctcaatgtTGTTTCTCCCACGAGAAATTAGCTATAGTTAGAAGTCATGACTTTTTTCCTTTGATTTTAAATTTGGTGCACAAATGCAATTAGGTAAAATTGTGATCTACAACAAGTTATTATAATAATCAATAATAATTTATACttataaagtttgatatgataacCCAAAAAATAGAGGTTGAAATCCTAGTTCATTTCTTCAGGAGTCCTTTTTGTAAAATCTGTGGTCCCTCTTTGAATTTTTTTCTAAATTCTATGGATGGAAGAGGATAAAAGCAAAAGAGACTAGACTTCTCATCCATTATTATCCGAATTTAGGGACCATGTCAATATTCTTCAATTTAATGTCTCAATCAACAAAATCATTTCGAAGGTACATGTTCTATACATTCAAGGCAGTTATGAATATGAATTGAAAATAAAGAAAAGGGGAAATAAAGAGCTGAGTTGGGACGAAATAGCATGTAAAGTAAGAGCAATAATACATCATTAGAACAAGATGAAGGAATTACTCCTAATTAAGTTGTGAGAATTGAGAATGAGGAAGTTAAATCATGAAGTCAATAAAAAATATATTCTCAAAAagatatttttcaaataaaagaattttttttttctcttctttttcttctttattaAATTTACTTTTTCTGATAGGAAATTCTTCTAAACTTTTTGCAAGGAACCATGGGAGGTAGCCAATGGTATTCAAATACATAAATCTTGCATTGTATTATGTATAATCTCAACAATGTCATTGAACTGAATATAAAAAAAATTTTTTGGTCAGAAACTGTGCGATTGTGATTAATTTGTAAAGGAAATTGTACTTCGTAGGTAAGTTTGATCAATGCTTAATTAAGCGGATTAAATTACAGTTAATGATTTTCCTAATTACACCTTCCTATGTTAAGAGTACCCGCCTAGAAATATACATTTGGATCATAAAGAAGCCAATGAGAATTGTACTCTAGCTAGTACTTTTGAAAAGAGTAGAATCGAACTAATTTCCTTTTATGAAAAAGAATCCTTCGAGTGGTCTTCTCAACTTTTCATTACCATCATACTTCATCATCAAAAATCTCTAAAAAGAATTAGTGAATCAAATATtctaaattatcataattaataTTCTTCAATTCACTACCGTATATCGATTAATCATTTTAAGTCTTTTATTGCAAAGCTAGCTACAACCATTAACACTTTAATATAATCCATCAGAAGAACATACACGTAGTGATTAATTATTTGATTATATTCAACAGTGTGTTTAGACATTCgaaataaacaaaaaattaaCAGAGAAAGAAGGCAGagtaaataataaaattaaagcGCTACGTGACGAGCATGCAAATTAGTTTATCAGTTTTAAATTAATAACTTCAAGTACCCAACGCTTAGTTGGAATCTTTTTAGTCAAAATCTAACATGATAAAATGATTAGCAGCAAAGAATCAAAGAAGAATGTGCATTGTTTAAGCAAAGTGGTGGATTTGTAACTAAGTTCAATTTATTTAAATGGATCAAGATTGGGCTACATGAATTATTCTAGGGAAGTCCTCTAATAATAATTATTGAGTTTATAAAGGTTTTTTGTTCTTTGCATAGAAGCTATAGTCTATGAAGAAGCTAGTTGCATAAGTTAGAAGTTAGTGGCTCATTAATTTGGGTCTTTCCTCTTAGCTTCCCTAGGGTTGGTGAGTGGGGAAGTTTCCAGCAATCATGAGAAGAATAATGTGTGAAAACTAAGAGAGAATTATTGTAATGAAGTTTAATCAACAAGACTATAGCCTGATTGGTCAAGCTTATTTTTcctccaaaagtacttattttttcaataagtgtttattttaaaaaaagtgaggtgtttggtcaagcttttgggagaaaataagtgcttttggggagtagcagaagcagtttttcagaagctaaaaaaaaatagtttttgtccaaaagcacttttttgaaaagtacttttgagaaaaatacacatagaagcactttttaaaagtttggccaaacattaattgctgctcaaaagtactttttaaattaattggtcaaacacaaattgcttttagccaaaagtacttttttgaaaagtacttttaaaaaaagtatttttaaaaataaactgtttttagaagtttggccaaacaggttaTAACTACGTGTATAGGAATTGACCTACTTAGTTTTCTCATAAGCAAATATTATTCGTACCGAGAAATATCCCAATGGATCTTCATGATTATATTCCTTAATTCTGATCAATGTTTCTTACCTTTAGCTATTAAAAAAGTATAGATTCTGCTCCTTATGCACGTTAGGATATAATGCTCTCATAAGTTaggagtgtatatatatatatatatatatatatatatatatatatatatatatatatatatatatatatatatatatatatatatatatatatatatatattggtttaATCATCTGATATTTGAAATTTATTAATTCAATTACTTCGGGTTCGCGTTACATTCTAATAACAAGATTTTCATTCTCAATGCTCGAACCAATGAATTGAGTACAGAGAGAACAAATTCTTGAAATATTAACAGTTAGACAATTATGGTTCATGTTGTTTCTGTCATTACGCAATTCAATTTCCCTATATGCATTGCCACACAAGATCCAAGACCTGTTGGGCAAATTATATTGTTATTAACataagtatatttattttctcTACACTAACTTTAAGAAATTAGCAGGCCTTAGCTTGAGCACTTTCTACAGAAAGAACCTTTGGTGATTTGATGACAAATTTTTAGGTCACTATAAGTAATTAGTTTGGAGTAGTCAATATATCAATCATTGCTATATCTGCTATCAAATTGTTACAAAATTCAGTTTTGTGAGTTAGTGAATATCTGTTTCTATTTGTACGGTTTTGTTTTTTCCAAGAGCTTAAGGTCAGGTACCAGCTTCTGCCATCCCATTTTGTAGGTGCAACTA carries:
- the LOC132635964 gene encoding protein BIG GRAIN 1-like B, with protein sequence MYHMEKEKLSRKHHKNPSFSSTLLDEIYRSIDGYDQIKEDFKLPKETRKQNSNNNIGAKAKDNNNKNRNIEDEEIASFRRACLIEKWMEKKVKDKALMTKKGPSSLPELMDINDPCFFSSSSSESNSGTLSASSSEADCFYTEKSSRTATTCFAAPRIKSSVRRASVSPRMARKNQMYNEQQSNEFYLFDDYNHNQQAVKSEELLIKSKSRALNIYNNLKKVKQPISPGGRLTNFLSSIFTNGNGKKSKNLKDPSENLERNSKSTCSSASSFSRSCLSKTPPKFSDKFQQNVVKRTVRFNPVSVIVDEDCRPCGHKSIYDQDSDNLRRHKSQGNAAIIENNNRKFELTKVDYLKKKKKKNDYIVDYPEEEEEEEEEEEDDDGASCSSSDLFEIDHLAFFGNIRFCEELPVYETTHLDTNRGIASGFIR